The Flavipsychrobacter sp. genome contains the following window.
TAAAGAAAAGGAGTATACAAATGGTAATGGAATCACAATTCCACCTGCTTCTGATTCGGTAAACCCTAGTTTGATAAACGCTTCTAATAGTGATATCTTCTTCAGAGTTTATAATACTGAGACTGATTATAAGGCAAATACTAATCTAGTGTCTTCAGGCATGGTGCTGAAGGGTAAACAATTAAGCTTTAAGTCTACAAAAAGTACAACAGATTCTCTACGTTTCATTATAGAGTGGTTTACTGCAGATGGTTCTACTTCAAACTGGTTGAATACAGATGTTGCTAGAACATTCAAATTTGCAAGAAATAACGGTGTTCAATATTTTTCAATAGATAATATTGCAGCAGATTCATCTCACCTTATTGCTTTAGGTTTATCAGGAGATAGCTCTACATGGGTAACTAGTACTTATTTAGATGCTACACCGAATAATGATAAAGTTGATACAGCTCGTATCATTAAAATGTATAGAAACTTTAAAGGTAAAGTAACTAGAATTACTCAAACAGGTGGAACATTCTCTACAGCTACTGATGATGTTACATATGCTGTAAGTGCTAATGGTAAGAAAGTAACAATAACATTATCTAAAGATGGTGCAGCATATGGTACTCTTACTAATAATAACTTTAACCTAAGTAATCAAGTAGATACTATATACTCTTCAAACAGAGCTAAAGTAACTTTTGCGGGTTCAAACCGCCAGTTCTCAATGAATAGAAGTAACTAGTAAACGATATTTATAATAAAAAGGGGTGCTAATTGAGCATCCCTTTTTTATTTATACCTACTATCAATTCTTTTTAAGTGCTAAAGCACTATAATATTGAATATTAGTATTTATCTTTGCATTTTACATATAATCAAAAACGGAACCCCTTAACGTTTTATTATTGTTATGAATCAACAGGAGATTATAGACCGCATTAATTCATTTATGGTCGAAGATTTTGAAGTAGAAGAGTCGGCAATACAACCTAGTGCTGATCTTAAAAGTACTTTAGATCTTGATAGTTTAGATTACATAGACCTTGTAGTAGCTATTGAGCAAAACTTTGGGTTTAAAGTAAAACCAGAAGATTTCCAAGAGATGCATACAATACAAGATTTCTACGATTATGTAACTAAGCGCTTGGAAGCTAGTAATGTCTGATAACCCTAAATGGGATGGTAAATCTCGTGGCTCCACTTTAGGCTACAAGATATTCGTTTGGTTGCTACGTGTTGGTGGTTTAGCCCCTGCTTATGCATTATTACACTTTGTTACCCTTTACTATTTATTCTTTGTCCCGAAAGCTACAAAGCCACTTATATACCTTTATCAGGAACGTTTAGGCTATTCAAAAAGTAAGGCCAAAAAGCTGTTAAGGAAAAATTTACTGTTTTTCGGGCAGACACTTATAGACAAGATAGTAGTACTAGCAGGCTTGCCTAATAAGCTTAGCTTTGAACATACAGGTGTAGAGCATATTGAAGAAATGGTAGCCGCTGGTAAAGGGGGGATATTAGTAAGTGCCCATTTGGGTAATTGGGAGGTTGCAGGTCATTTATTGAAGAGGGTAAACACTACGATAAACATTTTAATGTATGATGGGGAAGGAGAGCAAGTAAAAGCTTACATGGAGCAGTTTGACGGCAACAAATCCTTCAATATTATATATCTAAAAGAAGACAACTCTCACATCTACGAAATAACGGCAGCTCTAAATAGAAACGAGCTTATATGCTTACATGCTGATAGGTATAGACCAGGTAATAGAACAATTACTCACGAGTTTTTAGGTAAGGAAGCCCAGTTTCCTATAGGGCCATTTACACTAGGTGCAAAATTAAAAGCACCAGTCTGTTTTGTTTTTGCCTTTAAAGAGACTAATTTTCACTATCATTTTTATGCTTTCCCTTCTACAATTTATGAAGGTAGAGGAATGGAAGGCATTAACAACATGCTGAAAGCATATATTGCGTTGATGGAGAAATATATAAAGAAATACCCAGCGCAATGGTTTAATTACTTTGATTTTTGGAACTAATGGATCAGACGGAAATAATCAATTATATACCACAGAGAGCACCATTTGTAATGGTGGATGAAGTATTGCAGGCTGATGAACATATTTCAAAAACGAAATTTGAAATTAGGCCTGATAATTTGTTTGTAAAAAACGGTGAGTTTATAGAGCCGGGTCTTGTAGAGAATATGGCACAAACTGCAGGTGCAGGTACTGGTTATCGATACCAATCTAAGGGGGAAGTGGTGCCCGTTGGTTTCATAGCGTCTATTAAAGGTTTAGAGGTGCTGTCGTTACCTAAAGTAGGTGATGTGCTGGAAACATCAGTTGTTATAACCCACAAAGTAATGAATGTGTATGTGGTGGAGTGTACAGTGTATTTGAATGAAGAGAAGGTGGCTAGTTGCGAAATGAAGATATTTGAACAATCTGAAAAATAGACATCATGAAACAAATTATTACTCTTATCGCATTAGTACTAGCAGGTACGTTTTCTAATGCACAAACCAAGGCTGACATTTTTGATAAGAAAGTGCCTATAACTTGGTTAGGACTTGATTTTTCGGAGCTACACTTTATAGGAGATGCAGCACAATGGCAAGATGTAGGCGGTATTAGTAATTCAGAACTGCAAGAGAAATACTTTGTTTCCTGGAATGAGCTTTTCCATACGGAGAAAGATAAATATGACGTAGCAGACGCTATGTATCGTAAAAAAGCGGATTATGCAATAGAAGTAGTTGCCGCAATAAATGAGCAGTCTGAGAAAGATCATTTTGGGCATGGCAATGATGAGTTTAGGCATCTTTCTGAAGATGATATTGCTAAAATGGTAAAGGCCTATGACTATAAGGATAGGGCAGGGTTAGGTATGGTGTTTATAGTAGAAGGGTTACACAAAGAAGCTAAGAAGGCATCTATATGGGTAGCCTATGTAAATATGAGTACCAAGGAACTATTGTTAGCAAAACAAATAGAAGGAAAAGCAGGTGGTTTTGGTTTTAGAAACTATTGGGCTAAATCTTTCTTCAATGGTTTGAGAGAGGTGAAAGACAACTACGGTAAGTGGAAAAAGGGTAAATAGTAATTTAGATATTGAAGACACTACATCATAGTACAGAGCTAGAAGTAAAGTTTAGTGAGGCAGACCCATTGGGTATTGTTTGGCATGGGCATTATATAAGATACTTTGAAGATGCTAGGGAAGCCTTTGGTGAGACCTACGGTATCAAGTATCTGGATTTTTACAGAAACAATATCATCGTTCCTATTGTTAGCATACAGTGCGACTACAAACGAGTGTTGCGCTATGGACACAAAATAAGGTTGGAGACGACCTATAAAGATTCCTTAGCAGCAAAGCTATTGTTCGATTATGCGATATATGATGTAGCTACTGAAGAGAAGATCGCTACAGGGAGTTCAGTGCAAGTGTTTATGGAGCGAGAGTCTCTTGATCTGATGTTGACTATTCCGAAGTTTATGGAAGACTGGAAGAAAAAATGGCTATCAGAATAATATGAAGCAGGTTTATGCTATAGCATCAGATATAATTTCTCCAATGGGTTTTGGGGTAGAGGAGCATTGGCAAGCTATGCTTAATAAAGAACTGGGTATTAAAGAACATCATGATGATTCTTTTAGTGCGGGTTCTTTTTGGGGATCGAGATTTGATACGCAGCAAAGAAACCGAATAGAAACAGCGACAAACAACTTCTCTGAAATTTCTTTTTTTGAGCAACTGGTTATTCTTTCGGCACAAAGAGCCACACAAGATAATGAAGAACTTCTTACCAGTGAGGATACGTTGTTTGTGCTATCAACCACAAAAGGTAATATCGATTGGTTAGAACAAAAAGACGACAGTCGTACTTTGTTTTCGGCCAGTACGGATGTTATCAGCAAAATATTAGGGCTTAAAAACAAACCTGTTGTCATCTCTCATGCCTGCATATCGGGTGCTGTAGCACAGATGTATGCATTAAGAGCTATTCAAAATGGTAGATACAAACATGCTGTAATAGTAGGTTGCGATGTGTTTTCTAAGTTTGTTTTAAATGGTTTCCAATCTTTTCAGGCTGTTGCGGAAGCGCCTTGTAAACCTTTTGATGCAAATAGAAAGGGAATAAACCTAGGTGAGGCGGCGGCAACCGTTGTATTGTCTGCCGAAGCAGTAGACAAACCTATAGCAATATTAGTTTCTGGGGCTACTAGTAATGATGCCAATCATATTTCAGGCCCTTCTCGTACAGGGGAGGAGTTGGCTATGGCTATAAAAAGAACACTTGATGCAGGTAGTGTAAGTGGAGCTGAGGTAAATATGATATCAGCGCATGGTACGGCAACACCCTACAACGATGAAATGGAAGCTAAAGCTTTTGGCTTATCAGATGTAGATAAAGCAGCAGTGCATAGCTTTAAAGGATATACGGGGCATACATTAGGTGCTGCTGGTGTTTTAGAATGTGCTATGTTACTTAAAGCAATTCAAGAACAAACACTGATTCCATCAGCAGGTTTTGAGCAAATAGGTGTACCAGTAGACCTACAGGTAACAACAGCGCCAACTAAGGCTACTATAAATCATGTACTTAAAACAGCCTCGGGTTTTGGAGGTTGTAATGCAGCTTTGCTTTGGAGTAAGGTTGACGCTTAATTAATTTAAAGCGTTCAAGGCTATCCAAGTCATTGTGCCTACACCAGTTTTCAACGCTTCTTCATCTATATCAAAATGTGCATTGTGAACGGATGCTGTGAATTCTTCATTATTCTTATTAGTACCTAGCCTGAAAAAGCAACCTGGCATATGTAATGTATAGAAACTAAAGTCTTCTCCCGTCATTCGTTTTTCCAGAGTCTTCACATTTTCATCTCCCAGATAAGCTTTTGCCCAAGCTTCAGCTTTATTAGTTACCTCAGGGTCGTTATACAGAGAGGCATGACCTTTAGGAATATTAATGGTTGCTTTAGCACCAAACGCCTCACAGGTATGTGTAGTGAAATCTTTAATTAGTTGATGTGCTTCTGCACGCCAGTCTTCGTCCATACATCTTAGTGTGCCCCAAAGTTCTAGTTTGTCGGGGATGACATTAGTTGCAAAGCCTGCTTCTATTTTCCCAAATGTGAGTACGGTAGGGGATATTGGGTTGGCTCTACGTGATACTACTTGTTGTAAACCAGTAACCACCTGTGCCCCGATAGCTATAGGGTCAATCGCTTTGTTAGGTAAAGCAGCGTGTCCACTTTTACCCTCTATAGTGATGTATATTTCATCCGTGCTTGCCATATATTGTCCCGCCCTAAACCCTACAGTGCCACTTGGCATATGTGGGTATACATGTAGTGCAAATATGGCTTCTGGCTTAGGGTTTTCTAATACACCTGCTTTTATCAGCAAGCTAGCTCCACCAGGGTGCTTTTCTTCACCTTGTTGAAATATAAGTTTTACAGATCCTTCAAATTCATCTTTGAGGTCGTTCAGTATACGAGCAATACCAAGTAAGCAGCTACTATGTACATCATGACCACAGGCATGCATCACTCCTTCGTTCTTTGATCTGTAAGGCACGTCATTAGCTTCCGTTATCGGTAGGGCATCCATATCTGCTCTTAGAGCAATACATTTCTTATCTGGATTCTTTCCTTTTATCAGTCCTATTACGCCTGTGCCCGCCACACCTGTCTCGTGCGCTATGCCATACTCTGTTAGTTTTTCAGAGATGAAAGCAGCAGTATTATACTCTTCAAATGATAATTCAGGATTGGCGTGAATATGATGTCTTATGGCTTGTATGTCGCTAAAGTATTCTTGTGCTTTACGCTGTATAATATCAATCATCTGATTTCTTATTAATAGTAATATTGTCGGGTACAACCATGCACCGACTATATTCGCTGTTTATTTCTCTATAAAAATCCCATGCTTCTTTATGGGTAGCAAAGTTGCCCACCTTTACACGGTATTGAGGAGCAATATAAGTAAGGTAAACTCTTGTTTCTGGATGCCTACGCATAAAATCCAGCTTTGTATTCCTTGCCTCGTCTCTATCACCACCATAATATATCTGCACTCTAAACCCTCTGCCGGAATAAGGTATACCTGTTTGAAAGGTTTTATGTCTTTCTAGTAAAAGATCAACCCTATTGTCTACGTGTAGTGTTATGTTGCCAAACTTTTTTGGAACATCTTCTTCCACAATATCGCTGGTATTAGATACCGTTTGTGCTACGCTTATATTAGTGTATAGTATACTGAATAGAAGTAATAATATGTAAAGGCTGTGCTTCATCCTGTATCAAAATTACAATTCTTTAAGCTCATTTACTATAGCTACACTTGCAGAGCAACCTAGTCTGTTGGCGCCAGCGGCTATCAACTCTTTGGCAAATGAAGCTGTACGAATGCCTCCTGCGGCTTTTATTTTTATAGTATCGGGTAGGTATTTTCGCATTGTAGCTACTGCTTGTAGGTCAGCACCTTTGGCAGCAAAGCCTGTGGAAGTCTTCATATAGTCGATATGGATAGGGGCGTATAGTTCACAACATTTAATAAGCTCTTCTTCGGTTAGAAGTCCACTTTCTACAATGATCTTTACAGCCTTACCATGTTGATGTGCCAATTGTGTACACGCTGTTATTTCTTTTGCCAGATAATCCCAATCTCCCGACTTAAGTGCTGAGAGGTTGTGTACAATATCCAGTTCATCAACACCTTGATGTATTGCGTCTTCTATTTCTGCTAGTTTGGTAACTAGCGACTGGTAGCCAAGAGGAAAGCCGACAACGGTAGCCACTTTTACAGGGCTTTTGTCTAAAAGCAATTTAGCTTGTGCGATGAAGAAGGGTGGAATGCAAACTGCTGCAAATCCTTCTTTCAATGCCTCTTGGCAAAGTGTAGAAATATCTGCAGCAGTAGTATCCTGCTTAAGGATAGTATGGTCTATATATGATGCAATGTTCAAGATTATAGATTCTTTATAATCTCGTCTGCAAACTCGTCAGTTTTAAGAAGTGTCGCATCATTCATCAAGTCATAGAAGTCAATGGTTACTCTTTTGCGCATAATGGCATTAGCAAGTGCTTCTTTGATGCATTGAGCTGCTTCTAACCAACCCATATATTCCAGCATCATTACACCACTAAGTAGTAACGACGACGGATTCATTGTATTTGTATTAGCAAATTTTGGCGCTGTACCGTGAGTGGCTTCAAATATTGCTGTGCCTGTTACGTAATTTACGTTAGCACCTGGTGCAATACCAATACCACCTACTGCCGCCGCTAATGCGTCAGAGATGTAGTCACCGTTAAGGTTTAGCGTGGCAATTACAGAGAAATCTGCAGGCGCTAATAGTATTTGCTGTAGGAAGTTGTCAGCAATTACATCTTTGATAATGATCTTGCCTGCTGCTACTGCTTCTTTTTGCTCTTCGTTAGCCGCTTCTTCTCCTTTCTCTTTCTTAGTTCTTGCCCACTGATCCCAAGTATATACCTTGTCAGCATATTTTGTTTCTGCAAGTTGGTATCCCCATATTTTGAAACCACCTTCTGTGAATTTCATGATATTACCTTTGTGAACCAATGTTACAGAAGGCTTATTATGAGCAATAGCATAATCTATAGCAGCACCTATCAAACGTTGAGAACCTTCTTTTGATACAGGCTTGATACCGAATGCAGTTGTTTCAGGGAAACGGACTTTATCGCCTGCACCTAGTTCGTTTTGAATGAAGTCCAATAACTTCGCTGCATGTTCAGAGCCTATCTCGCATTCTATACCTGCATATATATCTTCCGTGTTCTCACGGAATACAGTCATGTCTACTCGCTCTGGATGGTGAACAGGAGAAGGTACTCCTCTGAACCATTGAATAGGACGTAGGCATACAAATAGGTCTAACTCCTGACGTAGTGCGACATTAAGTGAGCGTATACCACCACCAATAGGTGTTGTCAACGGTCCTTTTATAGAAACAAGATATTCTTTTGCTGCATCTAGGGTTTCTTTAGGTAGCCATTCGCCAGTTTGGTTAAAAGCTTTTTCTCCAGCAAGTACTTCTTTCCACTCGATCTTCTTTTTTCCTTCGTAGCACTTTTCTATAGCCGCATCCAATACTTTTTTACTAGCACCCCATACATCCGGTCCAATACCATCTCCTTCGATGAAAGGTATAATAGGATTGTCTGGTACTACTAATTGCCCTTCTGCGGACATAGTTATTTTTTGTGGAGTCATAATAATTTTATTAGGATTACGCGCGCGAAAATAGGGAAAAATGAGCGATTAGACTAATGTGTAACGTATAGAATTTGTGCTTATATAGCGAGGTGGAAGAAGAGAAGCTTATGCTTTTTCTTTATTGAGTGTGAAGCCAAATGAAGAACCAACATTGGGCTTGCTTCTTACTGTCACTGTTTGTCCGTGTGCTTCAACAATATGTTTTACGATAGCCAAACCCAGTCCTGTGCCGCCTATCATACGGCTGCGGCTACGGTCTGCTCTATAGAAACGTTCAAATATTCTTGGAAGATGTTCTTCTCCAATACCAGGTCCATCGTCTGATATTTCAATGTATACATGCTTGTCATCAACTTCGTAGCAGCCAGATATAGTGCTGCCGTTTTCTGAACCGTACTTTATAGAGTTCTCGATCAGGTTCACCAGCACTTGTTTTATCTTGGCCTTATCAGCATATACACTGAGTGGACGTTCTGTACCTTTCTTTAGTTGTAGGCGTATATTTTTCTTTTTTGCTTTCAAGGAAAGCTCTTCATATACATCCTTTATTAGCTCTTGTATAACAAAAGACTCTTGTACTAGCGGTATTCTTCCCGATTCTAGTTGAGATATCTCTCCAAGGTCATCAACCAGCCTTACCAATCGGTCTATGCCTTTTGATGCATTAGATAAAAATTTGGTATTGACACTAGCGTCGTTGATAGCTCCGTCAGATAAGATGTCGATATAACCTTGTACAGTGAATATAGGTGTCCTTAATTCGTGTGCTAAGTTGGACAAAAATTCTTTTCTGAATTGTTCGTTAGCTCTTAGGAGTTCTATCTCATTTTTCTTCTGAGCCGCCCATTTCTGTACATCTTCATTTACCTCTTCAATGGATTTTTGGGGTAAGATGTTATTATAAAAGAAGGCTTCTTTTTTTGTGGCTTTAGTTTGATAGATGAATTTATAGATCAACTTTATCTTACGGTAGATAAATCGTTGAAGTGTATAGTAGTATAGCCAATAGCTAATGATAAACGTAACAACAAATACAGATACAGGAACATACCATTCAGTTCGAAGTATTAAACTGAAAAGCGCGTTTAATGTTGATAATAGTGTAGCTGTTATCAGCGATAAAAAACGAGGAGTAATGTTTTTAGTGCCCGCTATAGACATGCTTAAAGCTACGGCATTTCAAATTTATATCCTACACCCTTCACTGTAGTTATAAGGTCTATTCCCAACTTTTGACGCACCTTTCTTATATGAACGTCAATGGTTCTATCCCCAACAATAACATCAGTACCCCATACTCTTTGTAGTATTTCATTTCTTAAAAATACTCTGCCGGGTTTTGAGGCTAGTAAAGAAAGTAGTTCAAATTCTTTTTTAGCTAGAAGTATATCCCTGTCCTTATATGTGACAGTAAATTTGGTTTTATTGATCTCTAGATCGCCGAAGGTGATCTTCTGCTCTTGGTCATCATCTTTCTTGAAGCGACGAAGTGCTGCTTTGATACGTGTCAATAAAAGATCGGGCTTAATAGGTTTTGATATATAATCATCAGCACCAAGCGTCAATCCTTCTATTTCATATTTCTCATCAGCCAATGCTGTTAGGAATATAATGGCAGTATCTTCAAAATCATGTATTTGCCTTAGTTCCTTGATGGTTTGTATGCCATCCTTATTAGGCATCATGATATCTAATAGTATAAGGTCGGGACGAAAGTCTTTTGCTTTTCTTATCGCATCGTTGCCATCACAAGCAGTGGCAATGTCATAACCCTTGCTCTTCAAATTATAGCTGATAATTTCAACTATATCCGGTTCGTCGTCTACTATCAGAATTTTACTTGGTATATCCATAACAACTTGTATTCCGGCACAATAATATAACAGCTTGTGTGAACTAAAAAGGAATACTACATTATCTTATTGTTAAGCAGAAGATAACGCAGTATTCCTTAAGTTGTTATTAGTTCTTATTACTTCAAGGTTACATTACCATTACCTATTTGATAACCATTGTGATATAACTCAATGGTATAAGTTCCTTTTTGATAATCACTATCTTGATTCCAGTCTACTACCAGGTCATTTGCTTCTGTGTTTTGCTCTATTTGCAGCTGTTTAGATAAGGTATAGTTCAATGATTGATCGTCGTAAGTAGTGGTAATTCCCGAGCCATAAGCGGCATTGCTCAATACATTGCCTCCCGGTCCTTTGATGCGTAAGAAAATCTCTTGCAATCCACTTTCAATTATTCTGTTTTCATCAATATCGAACATGATACGCAATACATCTACTCTTCTTGCTTTTCCTGTTTCTACTTGTTTCTTACCACCTCTCTTTAGGTTAAGGGGAACCATTCTGATGTTAGAAGCATGTAAAACAGAACCCAGCCTTACTTGTTGTTGCAAGCCAATATTGTCAGCTACGGTTGCGTCGCGCTCGTCTTGTAGTATTTCGTTTTCTGAACCTAGACGTACATTTTCACTCTCAAGCACTGCAATACGCTCTTCATAAGAGTGTACCTTGCCATTAAGTTGTGCGATAAGGCGTTTGGCCTTGCCTAGCTGCTCTGCGGTAGCATTTTTGTCGTTAATGATCCTGTCGATTTTTTGACGAAGCTGAGCTATTTCACTATCTCTATTTTTGACCAAACTGTCCATTTGTGCATTTTTAGATACCAGATCGTCTAGTCTTACTAGTGCAGCTTGGTAGTCGCTCTCAACAGCACGGCGTGAAGAGTCGGAAATAGCATAGTCAGTTTGTGCTAAGTCTAGTTTATTCGAAAGATTATTGTTTCTTACAAGAAGGAATATTATTGCAATAACTAAAACGGCTATTACAGCAATAAATATTTTCTTCATATCCGTTTTGGGTTCTTGATTGTTTTCAGGATTGTTCTGAAACGGATGTTCTGAAGTGGTGTGTTGATTTGTTTCTTCGCTCATATAAAAAGCATTAATTATTTTAGATACAAAGATATAAAGGACTATTGTAATGGAACAATTAAAACGAATCCTTTTTTTCGATATAGAAACGGTGCCATTGTACCCTGATTATGACGACTTGTCGGAAGTGTTGCAACAGGAATGGGGTAGGAAAACTAAATTTCTGAAACGGAATCTAGAAGAGGAAAGTACAGACGCAGCGCTGTTTTCAGAGAAAGCTGGTGTGTATTCCGAGTTTGCCAAGGTGGTTTGTATAGGCTTTGGTAGTCTCTATTTCAGTGAGGGGAAATGGACCTTAAGACTTAAAGCATTGACCAATGACGATGAAAAGGAATTGTTAAAAGAATTTGCAGAGATGGTTACCCGTTTCGAAGGGCACTATAATGCACTCTCCTTTTGCGGGCATAATATCAAAGAGTTTGATATTCCCTTTCTGTGCAGGCGAATGATAATTAATGGTATCAAACTGCCTAAGCCGATGAATATTGCAGGCATGAAACCTTGGGAGAATCCGCACTTGGATACACTTGATATGTGGAAGTTTGGAGATTATAAACATTATACATCGTTAGCTTTGTTGGCAGAAATTTTGGGAATACCTTCGCCTAAGGATGATATTGATGGTAGCATGGTTGCCGATGTGTACTGGAAAGAACAAAACCTACCGCGTATTGCCAAATATTGCTTGCAAGATGTGCTTACGTCTGCAAGAGTGTATTTAAGATTAAAAGATGGAATAGATATACAGCCCGAGCCTGTATTTGTAGATGAATAAGCATGGTAGCAGACTATAAGAAAATACTACAGTCGATAAAGCAAAAAGATTTTGCACCTGTCTATTTGATAGATGGGGAAGAGCCGTATTATCTGGATCTGATCACAGAGCATTTTGAACAAGATATCCTTACTGAAGCAGAACGAGATTTTAACCTCATTGTGCTTTATGCAAAAGAAGTAACCTGGAGTGATGTGGTCAATGCTTGCAGAAGGTTTCCCATGTTTGCAGAAAGGCAGGTGGTCATTCTTAAAGATGCAGGTCAGTTAAAAGGCTTCAACGAGCTGGCAGGATATTTAGAGAACCCTGCGCCTACAACTATATTCCTTTTAGAAAATAGATTTAAGAAA
Protein-coding sequences here:
- a CDS encoding ATP-binding protein, with protein sequence MSIAGTKNITPRFLSLITATLLSTLNALFSLILRTEWYVPVSVFVVTFIISYWLYYYTLQRFIYRKIKLIYKFIYQTKATKKEAFFYNNILPQKSIEEVNEDVQKWAAQKKNEIELLRANEQFRKEFLSNLAHELRTPIFTVQGYIDILSDGAINDASVNTKFLSNASKGIDRLVRLVDDLGEISQLESGRIPLVQESFVIQELIKDVYEELSLKAKKKNIRLQLKKGTERPLSVYADKAKIKQVLVNLIENSIKYGSENGSTISGCYEVDDKHVYIEISDDGPGIGEEHLPRIFERFYRADRSRSRMIGGTGLGLAIVKHIVEAHGQTVTVRSKPNVGSSFGFTLNKEKA
- a CDS encoding beta-ketoacyl synthase N-terminal-like domain-containing protein codes for the protein MKQVYAIASDIISPMGFGVEEHWQAMLNKELGIKEHHDDSFSAGSFWGSRFDTQQRNRIETATNNFSEISFFEQLVILSAQRATQDNEELLTSEDTLFVLSTTKGNIDWLEQKDDSRTLFSASTDVISKILGLKNKPVVISHACISGAVAQMYALRAIQNGRYKHAVIVGCDVFSKFVLNGFQSFQAVAEAPCKPFDANRKGINLGEAAATVVLSAEAVDKPIAILVSGATSNDANHISGPSRTGEELAMAIKRTLDAGSVSGAEVNMISAHGTATPYNDEMEAKAFGLSDVDKAAVHSFKGYTGHTLGAAGVLECAMLLKAIQEQTLIPSAGFEQIGVPVDLQVTTAPTKATINHVLKTASGFGGCNAALLWSKVDA
- a CDS encoding 3-hydroxyacyl-ACP dehydratase, translating into MDQTEIINYIPQRAPFVMVDEVLQADEHISKTKFEIRPDNLFVKNGEFIEPGLVENMAQTAGAGTGYRYQSKGEVVPVGFIASIKGLEVLSLPKVGDVLETSVVITHKVMNVYVVECTVYLNEEKVASCEMKIFEQSEK
- a CDS encoding M20 family metallopeptidase translates to MIDIIQRKAQEYFSDIQAIRHHIHANPELSFEEYNTAAFISEKLTEYGIAHETGVAGTGVIGLIKGKNPDKKCIALRADMDALPITEANDVPYRSKNEGVMHACGHDVHSSCLLGIARILNDLKDEFEGSVKLIFQQGEEKHPGGASLLIKAGVLENPKPEAIFALHVYPHMPSGTVGFRAGQYMASTDEIYITIEGKSGHAALPNKAIDPIAIGAQVVTGLQQVVSRRANPISPTVLTFGKIEAGFATNVIPDKLELWGTLRCMDEDWRAEAHQLIKDFTTHTCEAFGAKATINIPKGHASLYNDPEVTNKAEAWAKAYLGDENVKTLEKRMTGEDFSFYTLHMPGCFFRLGTNKNNEEFTASVHNAHFDIDEEALKTGVGTMTWIALNALN
- the deoC gene encoding deoxyribose-phosphate aldolase yields the protein MNIASYIDHTILKQDTTAADISTLCQEALKEGFAAVCIPPFFIAQAKLLLDKSPVKVATVVGFPLGYQSLVTKLAEIEDAIHQGVDELDIVHNLSALKSGDWDYLAKEITACTQLAHQHGKAVKIIVESGLLTEEELIKCCELYAPIHIDYMKTSTGFAAKGADLQAVATMRKYLPDTIKIKAAGGIRTASFAKELIAAGANRLGCSASVAIVNELKEL
- a CDS encoding acyl-CoA thioesterase — encoded protein: MKTLHHSTELEVKFSEADPLGIVWHGHYIRYFEDAREAFGETYGIKYLDFYRNNIIVPIVSIQCDYKRVLRYGHKIRLETTYKDSLAAKLLFDYAIYDVATEEKIATGSSVQVFMERESLDLMLTIPKFMEDWKKKWLSE
- a CDS encoding acyl carrier protein, with protein sequence MNQQEIIDRINSFMVEDFEVEESAIQPSADLKSTLDLDSLDYIDLVVAIEQNFGFKVKPEDFQEMHTIQDFYDYVTKRLEASNV
- the icd gene encoding NADP-dependent isocitrate dehydrogenase, with protein sequence MTPQKITMSAEGQLVVPDNPIIPFIEGDGIGPDVWGASKKVLDAAIEKCYEGKKKIEWKEVLAGEKAFNQTGEWLPKETLDAAKEYLVSIKGPLTTPIGGGIRSLNVALRQELDLFVCLRPIQWFRGVPSPVHHPERVDMTVFRENTEDIYAGIECEIGSEHAAKLLDFIQNELGAGDKVRFPETTAFGIKPVSKEGSQRLIGAAIDYAIAHNKPSVTLVHKGNIMKFTEGGFKIWGYQLAETKYADKVYTWDQWARTKKEKGEEAANEEQKEAVAAGKIIIKDVIADNFLQQILLAPADFSVIATLNLNGDYISDALAAAVGGIGIAPGANVNYVTGTAIFEATHGTAPKFANTNTMNPSSLLLSGVMMLEYMGWLEAAQCIKEALANAIMRKRVTIDFYDLMNDATLLKTDEFADEIIKNL
- a CDS encoding lipid A biosynthesis acyltransferase, with product MSDNPKWDGKSRGSTLGYKIFVWLLRVGGLAPAYALLHFVTLYYLFFVPKATKPLIYLYQERLGYSKSKAKKLLRKNLLFFGQTLIDKIVVLAGLPNKLSFEHTGVEHIEEMVAAGKGGILVSAHLGNWEVAGHLLKRVNTTINILMYDGEGEQVKAYMEQFDGNKSFNIIYLKEDNSHIYEITAALNRNELICLHADRYRPGNRTITHEFLGKEAQFPIGPFTLGAKLKAPVCFVFAFKETNFHYHFYAFPSTIYEGRGMEGINNMLKAYIALMEKYIKKYPAQWFNYFDFWN
- a CDS encoding SPOR domain-containing protein, with the translated sequence MKHSLYILLLLFSILYTNISVAQTVSNTSDIVEEDVPKKFGNITLHVDNRVDLLLERHKTFQTGIPYSGRGFRVQIYYGGDRDEARNTKLDFMRRHPETRVYLTYIAPQYRVKVGNFATHKEAWDFYREINSEYSRCMVVPDNITINKKSDD
- a CDS encoding response regulator transcription factor → MDIPSKILIVDDEPDIVEIISYNLKSKGYDIATACDGNDAIRKAKDFRPDLILLDIMMPNKDGIQTIKELRQIHDFEDTAIIFLTALADEKYEIEGLTLGADDYISKPIKPDLLLTRIKAALRRFKKDDDQEQKITFGDLEINKTKFTVTYKDRDILLAKKEFELLSLLASKPGRVFLRNEILQRVWGTDVIVGDRTIDVHIRKVRQKLGIDLITTVKGVGYKFEMP